One window of the Klebsiella sp. WP3-W18-ESBL-02 genome contains the following:
- a CDS encoding oligogalacturonate lyase family protein has translation MAKGMRVKLNYEVSRDPDTGAEITRLTPPEVTCHRNYFYQKCFFNDGSHLLFAGEFDGHWNYYLLDVANAEAVQLTEGAGDNTFGGFLSPDDQSLYYVKNDRTLLEVNLKTLVEREVYRVPEEWVGYGTWVSNSDCTKLVGIEIAKSDWTPLNDWQLFHDFFHKGPHCRLLRVDLQTGESAVIHEEKNWLGHPIYRPFDDNTVAFCHEGPHDLVDARMWLVNEDGSNVRKVKEHAEGESCTHEFWVPNGSALVYVSYLKGKQGRTIYRFNPDTNVNEALMQMPACSHLMSNFDGTMLVGDGSGTPVDVKDTSGYTIDNDPYLYGFDVAKKAYFPIARHDTSWATVQNSRQVTHPHPSFTPDDSAVLFSSDKDGKPALYIAKLPTERKLVQA, from the coding sequence ATGGCTAAAGGCATGCGGGTAAAATTGAATTATGAGGTCAGCCGCGACCCGGACACCGGCGCGGAAATCACCCGCTTAACACCACCAGAAGTCACCTGTCATCGTAACTACTTCTATCAAAAGTGCTTCTTTAATGATGGCAGCCATCTGCTGTTTGCTGGTGAGTTCGACGGCCATTGGAACTACTACCTGCTGGATGTGGCGAACGCCGAAGCCGTACAGCTGACCGAAGGCGCAGGCGATAACACCTTCGGCGGCTTCCTGTCTCCGGATGACCAGTCCCTTTATTATGTGAAGAACGACCGCACGCTGCTGGAAGTGAATCTGAAAACGCTGGTCGAGCGCGAAGTGTACCGCGTGCCGGAAGAGTGGGTAGGTTACGGCACCTGGGTCTCTAACAGCGATTGCACCAAACTGGTCGGCATTGAAATCGCGAAAAGCGACTGGACGCCGCTGAACGACTGGCAGCTGTTCCACGATTTCTTCCACAAAGGCCCGCACTGCCGTCTGCTGCGCGTCGATCTGCAAACCGGCGAAAGCGCGGTGATCCACGAAGAGAAAAACTGGCTTGGCCACCCGATTTACCGCCCGTTTGACGACAATACCGTCGCGTTCTGCCACGAAGGTCCGCACGATCTGGTTGATGCACGTATGTGGCTGGTTAATGAAGACGGCAGCAACGTGCGTAAAGTGAAAGAGCATGCGGAAGGCGAAAGCTGCACGCACGAGTTCTGGGTACCCAACGGTTCGGCACTGGTTTACGTCTCCTACCTGAAAGGCAAGCAGGGTCGTACCATTTACCGCTTCAACCCGGATACCAACGTAAACGAAGCGCTGATGCAGATGCCGGCCTGCTCGCACCTGATGAGCAACTTCGACGGCACCATGCTGGTCGGCGATGGCTCCGGTACCCCGGTCGACGTTAAGGACACCAGCGGCTACACCATCGACAACGATCCGTATCTGTATGGCTTTGATGTCGCGAAAAAAGCCTACTTCCCGATTGCGCGCCACGACACCTCGTGGGCAACGGTACAAAACAGTCGTCAGGTGACTCACCCGCATCCGTCCTTTACCCCGGACGACAGCGCGGTGCTGTTCAGCTCTGACAAAGACGGCAAACCGGCGCTGTATATCGCCAAACTGCCGACCGAACGTAAGTTAGTACAAGCTTAA
- a CDS encoding oligogalacturonate-specific porin KdgM family protein produces the protein MLKKTLALAVLSGMSFAASAVTVDLRHEYIDSGSNADRVAVSHRFDNGLGFGVEAKWKTGGDTDKQDRPFNEIVGNGHEESINWRWKVTNNFALNPGFNIESKDSFSIYKPYLHAQYSFDSGFYVAARYRYEYTRVPATSSNGGVDDKVNKLDTWVGWAMGDWRVELNYVYARSTEADAQHKSLYRNNNKPYSNEYNAKMAYKWDKNWSPYFEVGNVGVKSTDERQTRLRVGVAYSF, from the coding sequence ATGCTTAAGAAAACTCTGGCCCTGGCTGTATTATCCGGTATGTCTTTCGCCGCATCGGCGGTCACCGTTGACCTGCGTCATGAATATATTGACAGCGGTTCCAACGCCGACCGCGTTGCGGTATCTCATCGTTTTGATAACGGTCTTGGTTTTGGTGTTGAAGCGAAGTGGAAGACCGGTGGTGATACTGATAAACAGGACCGCCCGTTCAACGAAATCGTGGGTAATGGTCACGAAGAGTCCATTAACTGGCGCTGGAAAGTGACCAATAATTTTGCCCTGAACCCGGGCTTTAACATCGAAAGTAAAGATAGCTTCTCTATCTACAAACCTTATCTGCATGCGCAGTACAGCTTCGACAGCGGTTTCTATGTCGCTGCGCGTTACCGCTACGAATATACGCGCGTTCCGGCAACGTCAAGCAACGGCGGCGTGGATGATAAAGTCAACAAACTCGATACCTGGGTGGGTTGGGCGATGGGTGACTGGCGCGTCGAGCTGAACTACGTTTATGCGCGCAGTACTGAGGCTGATGCTCAGCATAAGAGCCTGTACCGCAACAATAACAAACCATACAGCAACGAATACAACGCCAAGATGGCCTACAAGTGGGATAAAAACTGGTCACCGTATTTTGAAGTGGGGAACGTGGGCGTCAAATCTACCGATGAACGCCAGACCCGTCTGCGCGTTGGGGTAGCGTACTCCTTCTGA
- a CDS encoding multidrug/biocide efflux PACE transporter, with amino-acid sequence MQQDLLHRRKLPERIFHAVCFEGIATAILAPTAAWLMQRSVLEMGGLTIILATTAMVWNIIYNAVFDRLWPVTRVKRTAKVRALHALGFECGFIVIGVSIVSFVLGVTLLQALTLEIGFFLFFLPYTMLYNWAYDTLRDRIMKRRQQNLYAQN; translated from the coding sequence ATGCAGCAAGATTTATTACATCGCAGAAAACTCCCGGAGCGTATTTTTCATGCCGTTTGCTTTGAAGGCATCGCCACCGCGATCCTTGCGCCCACCGCCGCATGGCTGATGCAGCGTTCGGTGCTGGAAATGGGCGGGCTGACGATTATTCTCGCCACCACCGCCATGGTGTGGAACATCATTTATAACGCCGTCTTCGATCGCCTGTGGCCCGTCACCCGCGTGAAGCGCACGGCAAAAGTCCGAGCCCTGCACGCTTTAGGCTTCGAGTGTGGGTTTATTGTTATCGGCGTCAGCATTGTCTCGTTCGTGCTCGGCGTCACGCTGCTCCAGGCGCTGACGCTGGAGATCGGTTTCTTCCTGTTCTTCCTGCCCTACACCATGCTCTACAACTGGGCGTACGACACCCTGCGCGATCGCATCATGAAGCGTCGCCAGCAGAATCTCTACGCACAAAATTAA
- a CDS encoding amino acid permease produces the protein MSKIWSKEETLWSFALYGTAVGAGTLFLPIQLGAAGAVVLFITALVAWPLTYWPHRALCQFILSANTPASVGITGAVTHYYGKKIGSLITALYFIAFFVVVLIYAVAITNSLAEQLSRYRPVDLPLRALISLGVVVLLNLIFLTGRQTTIKVMGMLVFPLIAYFLFLSVYLTGSWQPSLLTTQMEVNTHTLHQVWLSIPVMVFAFSHTPIISTFAIDRREKYGEQAMGKCKKIMKVAYLIICLSVLFFVFSCLLSIPPSYINTAKEEGVTILSALSMMPNSPGWLSISGIIVAVVAMSKSFLGTYFGVIEGASEMVKSSLNQVGVRKSRSFNRGLSILLVSTVTFIVCCINPNAISMIYAISGPLIAMILFIMPTLSTYLIPALKPYRSIGSLITLIVGVMCVSVMFLG, from the coding sequence ATGTCTAAAATCTGGTCTAAAGAAGAGACTCTATGGAGCTTTGCCTTATATGGCACTGCCGTCGGGGCGGGAACCCTTTTCCTGCCCATCCAGCTGGGCGCCGCCGGCGCGGTTGTGCTGTTCATCACCGCGCTGGTTGCCTGGCCATTAACGTACTGGCCGCATCGCGCTTTATGCCAGTTCATCCTCTCCGCTAACACGCCGGCTAGCGTGGGTATCACCGGTGCCGTCACCCATTACTATGGGAAAAAGATCGGCAGCCTGATCACCGCGCTCTACTTTATTGCGTTCTTCGTGGTGGTGTTGATCTATGCGGTTGCCATTACCAACTCACTAGCGGAACAGCTCTCCCGCTATCGGCCGGTTGATTTGCCGCTGCGCGCGCTCATCAGCCTGGGCGTGGTCGTGCTGCTGAACCTGATTTTCCTGACCGGTCGCCAGACCACCATCAAGGTGATGGGAATGCTGGTATTCCCGCTGATCGCCTACTTCCTGTTCCTGTCCGTATACCTGACCGGCAGCTGGCAGCCTTCGCTGCTGACGACGCAGATGGAGGTCAACACCCATACGTTACACCAGGTGTGGCTTTCCATTCCCGTGATGGTTTTCGCTTTTAGCCATACGCCGATTATTTCGACCTTCGCCATCGACAGGCGAGAGAAATACGGCGAGCAGGCCATGGGTAAATGCAAAAAAATCATGAAGGTGGCGTATCTGATTATCTGCCTGAGCGTGCTGTTCTTCGTCTTCAGCTGCCTGTTGTCGATTCCGCCGTCATACATTAATACAGCGAAAGAGGAAGGCGTGACCATCCTTTCTGCGCTGTCGATGATGCCCAACTCGCCTGGCTGGCTGTCGATTTCCGGCATTATTGTCGCGGTCGTGGCGATGTCGAAATCGTTCCTCGGCACCTACTTTGGCGTGATTGAAGGCGCAAGCGAGATGGTAAAATCGTCGCTCAACCAGGTGGGCGTACGCAAAAGCCGCTCGTTCAACCGCGGCCTGTCGATCCTGCTGGTGTCCACGGTGACGTTTATCGTCTGCTGCATCAATCCGAACGCGATATCCATGATTTATGCTATCAGCGGCCCGCTGATTGCCATGATTCTGTTTATCATGCCAACGCTGTCGACCTACCTGATTCCGGCGCTGAAACCCTACCGCTCTATCGGCAGCCTGATTACGCTGATTGTCGGCGTGATGTGCGTGTCGGTGATGTTTTTGGGTTAA
- a CDS encoding acetyl-CoA C-acetyltransferase has translation MKDVVIVGAVRTPIGCFQGALARHSAVELGSLVINALVERSGISAASIDEVIIGQVLTAGTGQNPARQSAIKGGLPNTVSAITINDVCGSGLKALHLATQAIQCGEADVVIAGGQENMSRAPHVLTDSRTGAQLGNSQLIDSLVHDGLWDAFNDYHMGVTAENLAREYGISREQQDAWALSSQHKARKAIDSGRFRDEIVPVINPLPDGGRQVVDTDEQPQTDASAEALARLSPSFDHAGSVTAGNASSINDGAAAVLMMSESKALELGLPILARIRAFASVGVDPALMGIAPVYATRRCLERVGWQLNDVDLIEANEAFAAQAISVGKMLEWNAQKVNVNGGAIALGHPIGASGCRILVSLVHEMIKRDARKGLATLCIGGGQGVALAVERDIQ, from the coding sequence ATGAAAGATGTCGTTATCGTAGGTGCAGTCCGTACGCCCATCGGCTGTTTTCAGGGGGCGCTTGCTCGCCATTCTGCCGTCGAACTGGGTAGCCTGGTGATCAACGCGTTGGTGGAACGCAGCGGTATTTCCGCCGCGTCGATCGATGAGGTGATTATTGGTCAGGTTTTGACCGCAGGAACCGGGCAAAATCCGGCGCGACAGTCTGCGATAAAAGGCGGTCTGCCGAATACCGTCTCGGCCATTACCATCAACGACGTCTGCGGTTCTGGGCTGAAGGCGCTGCATCTGGCGACCCAGGCGATTCAGTGCGGTGAAGCAGATGTGGTGATTGCCGGCGGACAGGAGAACATGAGCCGCGCGCCGCACGTGCTGACCGACAGCCGCACCGGCGCGCAGCTTGGCAACAGTCAACTGATTGATAGCCTGGTTCACGACGGCCTGTGGGACGCTTTTAACGACTACCACATGGGGGTCACGGCGGAAAATCTGGCGCGTGAATACGGTATTAGCCGCGAGCAGCAGGATGCATGGGCGCTTAGCTCGCAGCACAAAGCGCGTAAGGCCATTGATTCAGGCCGCTTTCGTGATGAAATTGTGCCGGTGATTAACCCGCTGCCGGACGGCGGCAGGCAGGTTGTCGATACCGATGAACAGCCGCAAACGGATGCCAGCGCCGAAGCGTTGGCGCGTTTAAGCCCTTCCTTCGACCACGCCGGTTCGGTTACAGCGGGGAACGCGTCATCCATTAATGACGGCGCGGCGGCAGTGCTGATGATGAGCGAAAGCAAAGCGCTTGAACTGGGGCTGCCGATTCTGGCGCGCATCCGCGCCTTTGCCAGCGTGGGCGTCGATCCGGCGCTGATGGGGATTGCTCCGGTGTATGCCACGCGCCGTTGTCTGGAGCGCGTCGGGTGGCAGTTGAATGATGTCGACCTGATTGAGGCTAACGAGGCGTTTGCCGCCCAGGCGATTTCGGTGGGTAAAATGCTGGAATGGAACGCGCAGAAGGTCAATGTGAACGGTGGGGCAATTGCGCTCGGGCATCCTATCGGTGCATCTGGCTGCCGTATTCTTGTTTCTCTGGTGCATGAGATGATTAAGCGTGATGCCCGTAAAGGGCTGGCGACGCTGTGTATCGGTGGCGGTCAGGGTGTGGCGCTCGCCGTTGAGCGCGATATTCAGTAA
- a CDS encoding LysR family transcriptional regulator yields the protein MRYSPEALTAFVETVSCGSFSAAARRLRKSQSTVSTAIAHLEVDLGVTLFDRSARQPVLTVEGQRVLSYVQAILAASERLDELAVSLSGETEARLAFVLSDTLHPDVLEDLLAQFDLRFPHTEFECLVGEDDDVVDLLQKGRAQVGLIEARDDYPTDIGHTRLPMRTHMAIYVAPGHPLAAQSKVEWEQLRTWRELRLNTYLENRATPARGPVWSAPNYLMLLSMAAQGLGWCALPCALVEEFSRSAELKMLDIAGWPMAVSIDLLWHKEAPLGAAGSWLRQYLQQASA from the coding sequence ATGCGCTATTCCCCCGAAGCACTGACCGCGTTTGTTGAAACCGTTTCCTGCGGCTCGTTTTCGGCCGCTGCCCGTCGACTGCGCAAGAGCCAATCGACGGTCAGTACGGCCATCGCCCACCTGGAGGTGGATCTTGGCGTCACGCTTTTCGATCGCTCCGCGCGTCAGCCGGTACTGACGGTGGAAGGCCAGCGGGTATTAAGCTATGTTCAGGCCATTCTGGCTGCCAGCGAACGGCTCGATGAGTTGGCCGTGTCGCTGAGTGGTGAAACCGAGGCACGGCTGGCGTTTGTGCTCTCCGATACGCTGCATCCTGACGTGCTGGAAGATCTTCTGGCGCAGTTCGACCTGCGGTTTCCGCATACGGAGTTTGAGTGCCTGGTGGGTGAAGACGACGATGTGGTCGATCTGTTGCAAAAAGGCCGCGCGCAGGTGGGGCTGATTGAGGCGCGCGACGACTATCCCACCGACATTGGCCATACTCGCCTGCCGATGCGCACGCATATGGCGATTTACGTTGCGCCGGGGCACCCGCTGGCCGCGCAGTCGAAAGTGGAATGGGAGCAGCTGCGAACCTGGCGCGAGCTCCGGCTGAATACTTATCTGGAAAATCGCGCCACGCCCGCGCGCGGCCCGGTGTGGTCGGCACCAAACTACCTGATGCTGCTGAGCATGGCGGCGCAGGGGTTAGGCTGGTGTGCGCTGCCCTGCGCGCTGGTAGAGGAGTTTTCTCGATCGGCGGAGCTGAAGATGCTGGATATTGCGGGCTGGCCGATGGCGGTTTCTATCGATCTGCTGTGGCATAAAGAAGCCCCGCTGGGCGCTGCCGGAAGCTGGCTGCGGCAGTATCTACAGCAGGCGTCGGCGTAA
- the kduI gene encoding 5-dehydro-4-deoxy-D-glucuronate isomerase, which yields MEVRQSIHSAHAKTLDTQGLREEFLVEQVFVADEYTMVYSHIDRIIVGGIMPVAKTVSVGGEVGKQLGVSYFLERRELGVINIGGAGTITVDGQCFEIGHRDALYVGKGAKEVVFASVDAAKPAKFYYNCAPAHTTYPTKKVTPADVAPVTLGDNLTSNRRTINKYFVPDVLETCQLSMGLTELAPGNLWNTMPCHTHERRMEVYFYFNMDEDSCVFHMMGQPQETRHIVMHNEQAVISPSWSIHSGVGTKAYTFIWGMVGENQVFDDMDHVAVKDLR from the coding sequence GTGGAAGTACGACAGAGCATTCATAGCGCTCATGCTAAAACGCTGGATACGCAGGGTCTTCGCGAAGAGTTTTTAGTTGAGCAGGTATTTGTCGCTGATGAATACACCATGGTGTACAGCCACATCGATCGCATTATCGTTGGCGGCATCATGCCGGTAGCGAAAACCGTATCCGTCGGTGGTGAAGTGGGTAAGCAGCTCGGCGTGAGCTACTTCCTGGAACGCCGCGAGCTGGGCGTCATTAACATTGGCGGCGCGGGCACGATTACCGTTGACGGCCAGTGCTTCGAGATAGGTCATCGCGACGCGCTTTACGTGGGTAAAGGGGCAAAAGAAGTGGTGTTCGCCAGCGTCGACGCGGCGAAACCGGCTAAGTTTTACTACAACTGTGCGCCAGCACACACCACGTACCCGACGAAAAAAGTCACTCCGGCCGACGTTGCGCCGGTCACGCTGGGCGATAACCTCACCAGCAACCGTCGTACCATCAACAAATACTTTGTTCCGGACGTGCTGGAAACCTGTCAGCTCAGCATGGGGCTGACCGAACTGGCGCCGGGCAACCTGTGGAACACCATGCCGTGCCATACTCACGAGCGCCGCATGGAAGTCTATTTCTATTTCAACATGGATGAAGACAGCTGCGTATTCCACATGATGGGGCAGCCACAGGAAACGCGTCACATTGTGATGCATAACGAACAGGCGGTGATCTCACCGAGCTGGTCAATCCACTCGGGCGTAGGTACTAAGGCGTATACCTTCATCTGGGGGATGGTGGGCGAGAACCAGGTCTTTGATGACATGGATCACGTGGCCGTTAAGGATCTGCGCTAG